A section of the Spirosoma pollinicola genome encodes:
- a CDS encoding HAD family hydrolase produces the protein MKLIAFDADDTLWANEPNYIDVKLKLCEMLSHHIDEETLSQRFYDAQIRNLAVFGYGAKSFMLSMIETAIELTDGAITGSEIQQIIDTGRKLLDFPVDVLDGVGEVLETLSKNFDLMVLSKGDLFDQESKIARSGLGHYFKHVEIVSEKNEQTYQRILHKYKVQPADFLMIGNSLKSDVLPVVHIGGRAIHIPFATTWAHEMVTDEQLTGKSFTTLGSVRELLELLENVKKTA, from the coding sequence ATGAAACTAATCGCTTTTGACGCCGACGACACCCTTTGGGCCAACGAACCTAATTACATCGATGTAAAATTGAAATTGTGTGAAATGCTCTCGCATCACATTGATGAAGAGACACTTTCGCAACGGTTTTATGACGCGCAGATTCGAAATCTTGCCGTATTTGGCTACGGTGCCAAGAGTTTTATGCTCTCGATGATTGAAACAGCTATTGAATTGACCGATGGAGCCATTACCGGATCGGAAATTCAACAGATTATTGATACTGGACGGAAGCTGCTGGATTTTCCTGTTGATGTACTCGACGGGGTAGGCGAGGTGCTGGAAACGCTGTCCAAAAATTTCGATTTGATGGTGCTTTCCAAAGGCGATCTGTTCGATCAGGAAAGTAAAATTGCCCGATCGGGCTTGGGGCATTACTTCAAGCACGTTGAAATTGTAAGTGAAAAGAATGAACAGACTTATCAGCGTATTCTACATAAATACAAGGTGCAGCCTGCTGACTTTTTGATGATTGGTAATTCGTTGAAGTCTGATGTGTTACCCGTTGTCCATATTGGTGGCCGGGCCATTCATATACCGTTTGCAACGACCTGGGCACACGAAATGGTTACGGATGAGCAACTAACCGGTAAGTCATTTACGACTTTAGGCAGCGTTCGGGAATTGCTGGAGTTGCTCGAAAATGTCAAGAAAACAGCGTAA
- a CDS encoding amidohydrolase, translating to MNITLLQADLYWHDPVANRAMLEERIFNLPEPTDLIVLPEMFTTGFTMDASAVAEPMSLATFRWMKQMAAQTGAVVTGSYVVKENGNFFNRLIWMQPDGQFDTYDKRHLFRIAGEDTVYTAGTHRIIKEWKGWRICPLVCYDLRFPAWSRNVCADDSRNFEYDLLLYVANWPAVRRNPWNILLQARAIENLSYVVGVNRVGQDNNGHSYSGDSAVIDFKGDVLFRHSDTEIIHQQTLSLDELHAFRTKFPANLDADSFTLFS from the coding sequence ATGAACATAACCCTCCTCCAAGCCGATCTTTACTGGCATGACCCTGTGGCCAATCGGGCTATGCTGGAGGAGCGCATCTTCAATCTGCCGGAACCTACGGATCTGATCGTTCTGCCCGAGATGTTCACAACGGGCTTTACGATGGACGCCAGTGCTGTAGCCGAACCCATGAGTCTGGCTACGTTTCGCTGGATGAAGCAGATGGCCGCCCAAACGGGGGCTGTGGTAACAGGCAGTTATGTCGTAAAAGAAAACGGCAATTTTTTCAACCGGCTCATCTGGATGCAACCTGATGGGCAGTTTGACACCTACGACAAACGTCATTTGTTTCGGATAGCGGGCGAAGACACCGTTTATACGGCAGGGACTCATCGAATCATAAAAGAGTGGAAGGGCTGGCGTATTTGTCCGCTCGTTTGCTATGACCTTCGGTTCCCGGCCTGGAGCCGCAACGTATGTGCGGATGACTCCCGGAATTTTGAGTACGACCTCTTACTGTATGTAGCCAACTGGCCAGCCGTCCGGCGTAACCCCTGGAATATATTACTACAAGCCCGGGCTATCGAGAATTTAAGCTATGTAGTCGGTGTAAACCGGGTGGGTCAGGATAACAACGGGCATTCCTACTCCGGCGACTCAGCCGTAATCGACTTTAAGGGCGATGTCTTATTCAGGCATTCCGATACGGAAATAATTCATCAACAAACGCTCTCACTGGATGAGTTGCATGCCTTCCGGACGAAATTTCCGGCTAATCTGGACGCCGACTCGTTTACGCTGTTTTCTTGA
- the def gene encoding peptide deformylase, with protein MILPIIAYGDPVLRKRAKDIEPGSLDVKKLSENMFETMYAASGVGLAAPQIGQSIRMFVVDGEPLNEDEAEEDIDQSLIGFKKVFINPEILEEAGDDWGFEEGCLSIPGIRGEVFRPEIIVIRYFDTDWNEHEEEYEAMAARIIQHEYDHLDGKLFTDYLPSLRRTLIKKKLSDISKGKTDTDYKMKFPK; from the coding sequence ATGATTCTCCCAATTATTGCCTACGGTGACCCGGTTCTGCGGAAGCGGGCAAAAGATATTGAACCCGGTAGTCTCGACGTTAAAAAACTGAGCGAGAACATGTTTGAGACCATGTATGCGGCATCGGGCGTTGGCCTGGCAGCTCCGCAGATCGGTCAGAGCATTCGTATGTTTGTGGTTGATGGTGAGCCGCTTAACGAAGACGAAGCGGAAGAAGACATTGACCAAAGCCTGATTGGCTTCAAAAAAGTGTTCATCAATCCAGAAATTCTTGAAGAAGCGGGCGACGACTGGGGTTTTGAGGAAGGTTGCCTGAGTATTCCCGGCATTCGGGGCGAAGTGTTCCGGCCCGAAATCATCGTTATTCGCTACTTCGATACCGACTGGAACGAACACGAAGAAGAATACGAAGCCATGGCCGCCCGCATCATTCAGCATGAATATGACCACCTCGACGGGAAACTCTTCACCGATTACTTACCCTCCCTCCGTCGGACGCTTATCAAGAAAAAGCTATCCGACATTTCGAAGGGCAAAACGGACACCGATTATAAAATGAAATTTCCAAAGTAA
- the ruvX gene encoding Holliday junction resolvase RuvX yields the protein MARLLSIDYGMKRTGIAVTDPLQLIASALETVPSHEVLKFLKAYIVREPVEAFIVGLPKGLDGADTDNTPRVRKFVTHLQNALPDIPVYWHDERFTSVMALQAMIAYGSTKKDRRVKGNIDKVSAAIILQSYMESKR from the coding sequence ATGGCACGACTTCTGTCAATTGACTATGGTATGAAACGCACCGGCATTGCCGTTACGGACCCTTTGCAACTCATTGCGTCGGCACTGGAAACAGTTCCCTCTCATGAAGTGCTCAAGTTTTTGAAAGCGTACATCGTCAGGGAACCGGTCGAAGCCTTTATTGTTGGGCTTCCCAAAGGCCTTGACGGTGCTGACACCGACAATACCCCACGCGTCAGGAAGTTCGTCACGCATTTGCAGAACGCACTGCCCGACATTCCGGTTTATTGGCATGACGAACGATTCACGTCTGTTATGGCCCTTCAGGCGATGATCGCTTACGGCAGTACAAAAAAAGATCGGCGGGTAAAAGGCAACATCGACAAAGTTAGTGCTGCCATCATTCTTCAGTCATACATGGAAAGCAAACGATAA
- a CDS encoding nucleotidyltransferase family protein: MQFTISLTMTIATIILAAGGSTRLGGEPKQLLTKDGTTLVRHMAEAALSLQTGPVLVVLGANQDRILSELTDLPVYIPINPDWREGLASSLRVGLNRLCDEPVDAFLVVLTDQPYVTAELLQQLISTQQHTGRGIIACRYGEFGHLGVPALFDIRYRSEFMNLSGDTGARKLIQQYANDCTEIPFPLAAIDLDTWQDVDAWRGTQRIKHIDQDGE, translated from the coding sequence ATGCAATTTACCATAAGCTTAACGATGACGATTGCGACGATTATTTTAGCCGCTGGCGGCTCAACCCGCCTGGGTGGCGAACCTAAGCAATTGCTCACAAAAGACGGGACAACATTAGTCCGGCATATGGCCGAAGCTGCGTTGTCGTTGCAGACGGGTCCGGTTCTTGTTGTGCTGGGTGCCAATCAGGATCGTATCCTCAGCGAACTTACCGACTTGCCCGTTTATATCCCCATCAATCCCGATTGGCGCGAAGGTCTGGCTTCCTCCCTGAGAGTGGGCCTGAACAGGCTATGCGATGAGCCTGTCGATGCTTTTTTGGTAGTTCTGACGGATCAGCCCTACGTTACAGCCGAACTGCTCCAGCAATTAATCTCGACACAGCAACACACTGGCAGGGGCATCATTGCCTGCCGATACGGCGAATTTGGTCATCTCGGCGTTCCGGCTCTGTTCGACATCCGATATAGATCTGAGTTCATGAACTTATCCGGCGACACGGGTGCCCGCAAACTCATCCAGCAATACGCGAATGATTGTACCGAAATTCCTTTCCCGCTTGCCGCCATTGACCTCGACACCTGGCAGGATGTAGACGCGTGGCGGGGAACACAGCGTATAAAGCATATAGATCAGGACGGTGAATGA
- a CDS encoding xanthine dehydrogenase family protein molybdopterin-binding subunit translates to MSTTPTPTGINAGTSRRNFLKAAGLTGAAFALGFSSTDTLASPVQNLSGLALPESVELTPYILIEKSGRIIIMNPRPEIGQGTYQSVPVLIAEELEVPLDKVVIRQTGGESKYGGMWSQAVGGSGSIRGGYTQMRKVGASAREMLIQAASQQWSVPIAECVAENGTIVHKSTGKKLTYGQLAETAAKLPVPKEPALKDPKQFTMLGKPMPRPDVPMKVAGQATFGIDAKVPGMVYASIERCPVFGSKLVSFDAAQSLKIKGVQKAVKVERVVGKNRYEGIAIIADNYWAAMQGRKALKVTWDHNHHDTFNSDDFEKSLRELAKTDGVQGHNAGDFDKTFADAPSKLEAFYETPIVSHSTMEPMNALAQYKPDGKIELWVSSQGGDLVRDEVAKVLKVPADDITVHILFNGGGFGRRLTQDFATEAVLLSKAVGKPVKVIWTREDDTLLGPFRPMTFSAMRGALSADGKSVALQHKVISPSIDATMNEKYDKTKPDGTMLEGTNEQKYEIPNLNTRYVHADIHIPLTYWRSVTSSTLAFPHECFIDEMAHKAGQDPLAFRLAMLTKDSDAKRVLLKLKDVSGWDKPLPAGKGRGVAQWEFFAGLAGQVVEVSKDGNGGVKVDKVYCVIDLGTVVNPDTVKAQVEGAIAMALTAATKDGITFENGRAVQSNFDKNRMLRINEMPAIEVHILAEGGPTIKGVGEPGLPPLAPALANAVFAATGKRIRRLPFDLEKV, encoded by the coding sequence ATGAGCACAACTCCCACCCCTACCGGAATTAATGCTGGCACGAGCCGCCGGAATTTCCTAAAAGCTGCGGGACTTACCGGAGCGGCCTTTGCTCTTGGTTTCTCATCAACAGATACCCTTGCCAGCCCCGTTCAGAACTTAAGCGGTCTGGCCCTGCCCGAATCAGTCGAGCTAACACCCTATATACTCATCGAGAAATCGGGGCGTATCATCATCATGAATCCCCGCCCCGAAATTGGGCAGGGAACGTACCAATCCGTTCCGGTGCTCATTGCCGAGGAACTGGAAGTGCCGCTGGATAAAGTTGTAATCCGGCAAACCGGGGGCGAAAGCAAGTACGGCGGCATGTGGTCGCAGGCAGTGGGTGGTAGCGGCTCTATTCGGGGCGGTTACACGCAGATGCGCAAAGTAGGCGCGTCGGCCCGCGAGATGCTCATTCAGGCCGCCAGCCAGCAGTGGAGCGTTCCCATAGCCGAATGTGTTGCCGAAAACGGGACGATTGTTCATAAATCGACAGGTAAAAAGCTGACCTACGGACAGTTAGCCGAAACAGCAGCCAAACTACCCGTTCCTAAAGAGCCTGCGCTGAAAGACCCAAAACAGTTTACGATGCTCGGGAAACCAATGCCCCGGCCCGACGTTCCGATGAAAGTAGCGGGGCAAGCGACGTTTGGGATAGACGCGAAGGTTCCCGGTATGGTGTATGCATCCATCGAGCGCTGTCCGGTATTTGGCAGCAAGCTGGTGAGTTTCGACGCGGCCCAGTCCTTAAAAATCAAAGGCGTTCAGAAAGCCGTAAAAGTAGAGCGTGTGGTTGGCAAAAATCGATATGAAGGAATTGCCATTATTGCCGACAATTACTGGGCTGCCATGCAGGGCCGGAAGGCACTAAAGGTGACATGGGATCATAATCATCACGATACGTTCAACTCGGACGATTTTGAGAAGAGCCTTCGGGAATTAGCAAAAACCGACGGTGTACAGGGCCATAATGCCGGAGATTTCGACAAAACCTTTGCCGATGCGCCGAGCAAGCTGGAAGCCTTCTATGAAACGCCCATCGTGAGCCATTCGACGATGGAACCCATGAACGCTCTGGCACAGTATAAGCCGGATGGTAAAATTGAGCTTTGGGTATCCTCGCAAGGGGGCGATTTGGTTCGGGACGAAGTTGCCAAAGTCCTTAAGGTTCCTGCCGACGACATTACGGTTCATATCCTGTTCAACGGGGGCGGTTTTGGTCGGCGGTTAACGCAGGATTTTGCTACCGAAGCCGTGTTGCTGTCAAAGGCCGTTGGGAAGCCCGTTAAAGTGATCTGGACGCGCGAAGACGATACCCTGCTCGGCCCATTTCGACCCATGACGTTCTCGGCCATGCGCGGGGCGTTGTCTGCCGATGGCAAATCCGTTGCCCTCCAGCATAAAGTCATCTCGCCGTCTATCGACGCGACGATGAACGAAAAATATGACAAGACAAAGCCCGACGGTACCATGCTCGAAGGCACCAACGAACAGAAATACGAGATTCCGAACCTCAACACGCGCTACGTCCACGCCGATATTCACATTCCGCTCACCTACTGGCGGTCGGTAACGAGTTCGACGCTGGCGTTCCCGCACGAATGTTTCATCGACGAAATGGCCCACAAAGCCGGTCAGGACCCGCTTGCCTTCCGGCTGGCTATGCTGACAAAAGACAGCGATGCAAAGCGGGTGCTCCTGAAACTGAAAGACGTATCGGGCTGGGACAAACCCCTACCCGCCGGAAAAGGCCGTGGCGTTGCTCAATGGGAGTTTTTTGCCGGGTTGGCCGGTCAGGTGGTCGAGGTATCAAAAGATGGTAACGGGGGTGTAAAAGTCGATAAGGTGTATTGCGTTATTGACCTCGGCACCGTTGTTAACCCCGATACCGTGAAGGCGCAAGTTGAAGGGGCCATTGCGATGGCGTTAACGGCCGCGACCAAAGACGGAATTACATTTGAAAATGGCCGAGCCGTTCAGTCAAATTTCGATAAAAACCGGATGTTGCGGATCAATGAAATGCCTGCAATTGAGGTTCATATACTGGCCGAAGGTGGTCCAACAATCAAAGGCGTCGGTGAACCGGGGCTTCCACCGTTAGCCCCTGCATTGGCCAATGCTGTTTTTGCCGCTACCGGCAAACGCATCCGTCGGTTACCATTTGATTTGGAAAAAGTATAA
- a CDS encoding (2Fe-2S)-binding protein has product MALVKLTINNQLHTVDIDPEMPLLWAIRDVVGLTGTKFGCGIAQCGACTVHLDGAPIRSCSFPASAAAGHKITTIEGLSKNIDHPVQKAWIEHQVPQCGYCQSGQIMSAAALLKQNPKPTDADIDTAMQGNICRCGTYERIRKAIHSASADMASGPKMPKSTPKIGKR; this is encoded by the coding sequence ATGGCTTTAGTAAAATTGACCATTAACAATCAACTCCATACAGTAGACATTGATCCCGAGATGCCCCTTCTGTGGGCCATCCGCGATGTGGTGGGCTTGACCGGCACCAAATTTGGCTGCGGTATTGCTCAATGTGGAGCCTGCACGGTTCACCTCGATGGTGCCCCAATTCGTTCGTGTAGTTTTCCAGCATCGGCAGCTGCGGGTCATAAAATTACAACCATCGAAGGGCTGTCGAAAAACATTGATCACCCTGTACAGAAAGCCTGGATCGAGCACCAGGTTCCGCAGTGTGGCTACTGCCAGTCCGGCCAAATCATGTCGGCAGCGGCTTTGCTGAAACAAAACCCCAAACCGACCGACGCCGATATTGATACCGCCATGCAGGGCAATATCTGCCGTTGTGGTACCTACGAACGAATCCGAAAAGCCATTCACTCAGCTTCTGCCGATATGGCCAGCGGACCAAAAATGCCTAAATCAACTCCTAAAATTGGCAAGCGATGA
- a CDS encoding NUDIX hydrolase, with translation MTYSDKLINYYETVARECVLGLSLDCVIFGFHDTRLKVLLVRWRGTKEWCLPGGFIYKTESVDAAAGRVLYERTGLTQLFLQQFHLFGDAVRYDVENTWQRQKMPMPFGSGTWPSRTISMGYYALVDYTKVTPTADFLSDECDWFDVFELPSLLYDHRQIINVALKTLRLQLNWQPIGLNLMPEKFTIPELQRLYEAVLGRPLDARNFHKKISSLSILTRLNERRTGGAHKSPYLYQFDLTNYQKALVNGNLIFV, from the coding sequence ATGACTTATTCTGACAAGCTGATAAATTATTACGAAACCGTAGCACGTGAATGCGTACTGGGCTTATCGCTCGACTGCGTTATCTTTGGTTTTCATGACACTCGGCTTAAAGTCTTGTTGGTTCGTTGGCGGGGTACGAAAGAGTGGTGTTTGCCGGGAGGATTTATTTACAAAACAGAGTCTGTAGATGCTGCGGCTGGCCGGGTTCTCTATGAACGAACAGGCTTGACTCAATTGTTTTTACAACAATTTCACCTCTTCGGTGATGCGGTTCGGTATGATGTGGAGAATACATGGCAAAGGCAGAAGATGCCCATGCCGTTTGGGAGCGGGACATGGCCAAGCCGTACGATTTCGATGGGGTATTATGCGCTGGTTGACTACACGAAAGTGACACCCACAGCCGATTTTCTGTCTGACGAATGTGACTGGTTTGATGTATTCGAACTTCCCTCGCTTCTCTACGACCATCGTCAGATTATCAATGTGGCGTTAAAAACGCTTCGGCTACAATTGAACTGGCAGCCGATTGGCCTGAACCTGATGCCCGAAAAGTTTACCATACCCGAGCTTCAACGCCTGTATGAAGCCGTGCTGGGCAGACCGCTGGATGCCCGAAACTTTCATAAGAAGATATCGAGCCTTAGCATTCTGACGCGCTTAAACGAACGCCGAACGGGAGGAGCGCATAAATCGCCCTACCTCTATCAGTTTGATTTGACCAATTATCAAAAAGCACTCGTCAATGGCAATCTGATTTTTGTTTAA
- a CDS encoding ketosteroid isomerase-related protein, with translation MTAFETASQYYDAFNRKDWQAMLSLVHPNVRHDSNQGATSTGKDKFSQFLQHMDDCYDETLTDWVIMTEPTETRVACEFVVNGVYKKTDGDLPAATGQSYVLPAGSFLEVADGQITRITTYYNLPLWESLVLGNQ, from the coding sequence ATGACTGCTTTCGAGACCGCATCCCAGTATTACGACGCGTTTAACCGCAAAGACTGGCAGGCTATGCTTAGCCTGGTTCACCCCAATGTTCGCCACGATAGCAATCAGGGCGCTACTTCTACAGGTAAAGATAAATTCAGTCAGTTTCTCCAGCACATGGACGACTGTTATGATGAAACCCTAACCGATTGGGTCATCATGACAGAGCCGACAGAAACACGAGTTGCCTGCGAATTCGTGGTGAACGGGGTCTACAAAAAAACGGATGGTGATCTGCCAGCAGCTACCGGGCAGTCGTATGTATTGCCCGCCGGTTCGTTTCTGGAGGTTGCCGATGGCCAAATCACCCGTATAACTACCTATTATAATCTGCCACTCTGGGAATCATTAGTCCTGGGTAATCAATAG
- a CDS encoding GNAT family N-acetyltransferase, protein MSGIQPHSSLTFLRLSDSAFLAVFDDLAALRMTVFYDFPYLYEGSVDYEKRYLETYARSKRSFLLAVYDGNKLVGATTALPLRDETPEVQAPFTVAGYDLDTIFYFGESVLLPAYRGRGIGDQFFDEREAYARQFDQYKLACFCSVQRPEDHPLRPVNYHPLDAFWTRRGYKRDGSLQSKFVWLDRNEAVETAKPMIYWTRKLD, encoded by the coding sequence TTGTCAGGAATACAACCTCATTCATCACTTACCTTTCTTCGGCTGTCAGACTCCGCGTTTCTGGCTGTTTTTGATGATTTGGCTGCCTTGCGAATGACTGTTTTTTACGACTTTCCTTATTTGTATGAGGGGTCGGTCGATTACGAGAAAAGATATCTGGAGACCTATGCCCGCTCAAAACGTTCGTTTTTGCTGGCCGTCTATGATGGTAATAAACTAGTTGGTGCTACAACGGCGCTGCCCTTGCGCGACGAGACGCCTGAGGTACAGGCCCCCTTTACAGTAGCGGGCTACGATCTGGACACAATCTTCTATTTTGGTGAGAGTGTTCTGCTGCCCGCCTATCGGGGCCGGGGTATTGGCGATCAGTTTTTCGATGAACGGGAAGCTTATGCCCGTCAGTTTGATCAGTACAAACTAGCGTGCTTTTGTTCTGTACAACGCCCCGAAGATCATCCATTACGTCCCGTCAATTATCATCCGCTTGATGCCTTCTGGACTCGCAGAGGTTATAAACGTGATGGAAGTCTGCAAAGTAAATTCGTTTGGCTTGATCGAAACGAGGCTGTCGAAACAGCTAAACCCATGATTTACTGGACGCGGAAGCTGGATTGA
- a CDS encoding Gfo/Idh/MocA family protein: MEATAQNEREIGIGVIGMGGFGLFAVQQFVQTPHTKLVAIAGSKREEAIRTAKRFGAEQLGSLEELVNHPDVDVVYIATPPFLHYEQAMLALHAGKHVICEKPLAMNPEQGAEMLALAKEKGLLMVTNLMQRYNPMFARIKHLIDKKLLGDFLHGYFENYAGDEGLLPDHWFWDRTKSGGIFIEHGVHFFDMFAGWFGNGIVKAAQVIKRPNSNDIEDQVQAVVEYGDDETGRKLVNFYHGFTQTGRMDRQEMRLVFERGDVTLFEWVPTRMILRCVADEETSRALMDLFPGAQLNVTANISGKDLPLHGRHKAFDAYQQIEIRFGFGDEKQHLYGELLRLMFREQASTIKFPGTHRLITEENGLHSLQTATIADQIARQ, from the coding sequence ATGGAAGCAACCGCGCAAAACGAACGCGAAATCGGAATTGGAGTTATTGGCATGGGTGGCTTTGGGCTGTTTGCCGTTCAGCAATTTGTACAGACACCGCATACGAAACTGGTTGCTATTGCCGGATCAAAACGGGAAGAGGCCATCCGAACAGCCAAACGGTTCGGAGCCGAGCAACTGGGTAGTCTCGAAGAGTTGGTTAACCATCCCGACGTCGATGTAGTTTATATAGCGACTCCCCCTTTTTTGCATTATGAACAAGCCATGCTGGCTCTCCATGCCGGGAAGCACGTCATTTGTGAAAAACCACTGGCCATGAACCCCGAACAGGGGGCAGAAATGCTGGCGCTGGCGAAAGAAAAAGGCTTGTTGATGGTCACGAACCTGATGCAGCGCTACAATCCAATGTTTGCCCGTATCAAACACCTGATCGACAAAAAACTGCTTGGTGACTTTTTGCACGGATACTTCGAGAATTATGCCGGTGACGAGGGACTTTTACCTGACCACTGGTTCTGGGATCGTACCAAAAGTGGCGGGATTTTTATCGAACACGGGGTTCACTTCTTCGATATGTTTGCCGGCTGGTTTGGCAACGGTATCGTGAAAGCCGCTCAGGTAATCAAGCGGCCCAACAGCAATGATATAGAGGATCAGGTACAGGCCGTTGTCGAGTATGGCGACGACGAAACAGGCCGAAAACTGGTTAATTTCTACCACGGGTTTACGCAAACCGGACGTATGGATCGTCAGGAAATGCGGCTGGTATTTGAGCGGGGCGACGTCACGCTGTTTGAGTGGGTACCTACCCGAATGATCCTTCGGTGTGTTGCCGATGAAGAAACAAGCCGTGCGCTGATGGACCTCTTTCCGGGGGCACAACTCAATGTGACGGCCAACATTAGCGGGAAAGACTTACCCTTGCACGGTCGGCACAAAGCATTCGACGCGTATCAGCAAATCGAGATTCGCTTTGGCTTTGGCGATGAGAAACAACACCTCTATGGCGAATTGCTCCGACTGATGTTTCGTGAACAGGCCAGCACTATAAAATTTCCGGGAACGCATCGGCTTATTACCGAAGAAAATGGCTTGCATTCTTTACAAACCGCAACTATTGCCGACCAAATTGCCCGCCAATAA